In a single window of the Callithrix jacchus isolate 240 chromosome 1, calJac240_pri, whole genome shotgun sequence genome:
- the LOC144582193 gene encoding small ribosomal subunit protein eS4, X isoform: protein MARGPKKHLKRVAAPKHWMLDKLTGVFAPRPSTGPHKLRECLPLIIFLRNRLKYALTGDEVKKICMQRFIKIDGKVRTDITYPAGFMDVISIDKTGENFRLIYDTKGRFAVHRITPEEAKYKLCKVRKIFVGTKGIPHLVTHDARTIRYPDPLIKVNDTIQIDLETGKITDFIKFDTGNLCMVTGGANLGRIGVITNRERHPGSFDVVHVKDANGNSFATRLSNIFVIGKGNKPWISLPRGKGIRLTIAEERDKRLAAKQSSG from the coding sequence ATGGCTCGTGGTCCCAAGAAGCATCTGAAGCGGGTGGCAGCTCCAAAGCATTGGATGCTGGATAAATTGACCGGTGTGTTTGCTCCTCGTCCATCCACTGGTCCTCACAAGTTGAGAGAGTGTCTCCCCCTCATCATTTTCCTAAGGAACAGACTTAAGTATGCCTTGACAGGAGATGAAGTAAAGAAGATTTGCATGCAGCGGTTCATTAAGATTGATGGCAAAGTCCGAACTGATATAACCTACCCTGCTGGTTTCATGGATGTCATCAGCATTGACAAGACGGGAGAGAATTTCCGTCTGATCTATGACACCAAGGGTCGCTTTGCTGTACATCGTATTACACCTGAGGAGGCTAAGTACAAATTGTGCAAAGTACGAAAAATCTTTGTGGGCACAAAAGGAATCCCTCATCTGGTGACTCATGATGCTCGCACCATCCGCTACCCTGATCCCCTCATCAAGGTGAATGATACCATTCAAATTGATTTGGAGACCGGCAAGATTACTGATTTCATCAAGTTTGACACTGGTAACCTGTGTATGGTGACTGGGGGTGCTAACCTGGGAAGAATTGGTGTGATTACCAACAGAGAGAGGCACCCTGGATCTTTCGATGTGGTTCATGTGAAAGATGCCAATGGCAACAGCTTTGCCACTCGACTTtccaatatttttgttattggcaAGGGCAACAAACCATGGATTTCTCTTCCCCGAGGAAAGGGTATCCGCCTCACCATTGctgaagagagagacaaaagactGGCAGCCAAACAGAGCAGTGGGTGA